A genomic segment from Spinacia oleracea cultivar Varoflay chromosome 3, BTI_SOV_V1, whole genome shotgun sequence encodes:
- the LOC110782546 gene encoding 40S ribosomal protein S29, translated as MGHSNIWNAHPKSYGPGSRACRVCGNPHAIIRKYGLMCCRQCFRSNAKEIGFIKYR; from the exons ATGGGACACTCTAACATCTGGAACGCTCATCCTAAGAGCTATGGTCCTGGATCTCGTGCATG CCGAGTATGCGGTAACCCTCACGCCATCATCCGCAAGTATGGTTTGATGTGCTGCAGGCAGTGCTTCCGAAGCAACGCCAAGGAGATTGGTTTCATCAag TACCGTTAA